The Balneolaceae bacterium region TTGCAGGAGTGGGAGGGAGGCAGCATGCGCGAGGCCAAGGTGCGCCAGGCCTACCACGGGCATCTTAGGGGCGAGAGCGACCTGGTCTATCTGATGACCTACACGGAGGGGGGCAGAGCCCGTTTTGTGGGCACCGAGCTCTTCGAGGGTACGGTAGGCGAGCGCGAGGGACGCATGAGCCTGCACCACGAGGGTACCTTTGAAAATGGCGTTGCCCGCTCGACGTGCCGGGTGGTGCCGGGCTCGGGCACCGGGGAGCTGGAGGGGATCTCAGGGGAGGGCCGTTTCGAGGCCGATGGCAACAAGGTAGCGTTTCGTTTCAGCTACGAGATGGACTGACCGCACGGGAGCTTCCGCCCGGGAGGTCTCTCAGCTTACATCCAGTGGTGCCAGCCGTAGATCAGTACCGCCAGCACGATGAAGTTGGCGATGCTGATGGGCAACATGCGTTTCCAGCCCAGTTTCATCACCTGGTTGTACTTGAACCGGGGAATGGTCCAGCGCACCCAGATAAAGACGAAGATGAAGAAGGCAGTCTTGGCGGTGAAGATGCCCACGTCGAGCACGGCTTTCCAGGTGGTGCTCATCTCGGGCAGCCAGTATCCGGCGAAGGGCAGGTGGTAGCTGCCGAAGAAGAAGGTTGTAATCAGCATGCTGCCGATA contains the following coding sequences:
- a CDS encoding DUF3224 domain-containing protein; translation: MDDTQSTFNIQSWNEEILQEWEGGSMREAKVRQAYHGHLRGESDLVYLMTYTEGGRARFVGTELFEGTVGEREGRMSLHHEGTFENGVARSTCRVVPGSGTGELEGISGEGRFEADGNKVAFRFSYEMD